From Cetobacterium somerae ATCC BAA-474, the proteins below share one genomic window:
- a CDS encoding LacI family DNA-binding transcriptional regulator has translation MKINSTKVAQIAGVSRSTVSRVINNYSNVPSETREKILKIIDELGYIPNTSAQVLAGKKSRTIGLFIYGDNNDKSKILDNGLSFGYYLDFINRVLKEALKLDYQLLVDVINDNNFSKVESLYVNRDIIGGIFIGFKEGDENIQKIIKQHSPIVLVDYLSNPNCENKEVYYINTEDFNGAKEATEHLINLGKKRVIHISGDRCKLSGKEREKGYIEAMKKFGMTPMIYNGNYSDEKATEIIMNLLEKNIEFDGVFCANDNMSYCVNNVLKENGKENIPIIGFDNLRNTIPLGLMSVAPDINNLAKTAVELFQNDKGEKQKVTFIKTTLIKGLKEYIKESYLD, from the coding sequence GTGAAGATAAATAGCACGAAGGTAGCCCAAATAGCTGGAGTTTCAAGAAGCACAGTTTCAAGAGTTATAAATAACTACTCAAATGTTCCTTCAGAAACAAGAGAAAAAATTTTAAAGATTATAGATGAGTTGGGATATATTCCAAATACAAGTGCTCAGGTTTTAGCTGGAAAAAAGAGCAGAACAATTGGACTTTTTATTTATGGTGATAATAATGATAAAAGTAAAATATTAGATAATGGATTATCTTTTGGTTATTACTTAGATTTTATAAATAGAGTTTTAAAAGAGGCATTAAAATTGGATTATCAATTACTAGTTGATGTAATAAATGATAATAACTTTTCTAAAGTGGAGTCTTTATATGTAAATAGAGATATTATTGGAGGAATATTTATAGGATTTAAAGAGGGGGATGAAAATATTCAAAAGATAATAAAACAACACTCACCAATAGTATTAGTTGATTATCTTTCAAATCCAAATTGTGAAAATAAGGAAGTTTATTATATAAATACAGAAGATTTTAATGGAGCTAAAGAAGCTACTGAACATCTTATAAATTTAGGTAAAAAAAGAGTGATTCACATTTCAGGAGATAGATGTAAACTTTCTGGAAAAGAAAGAGAAAAAGGCTACATAGAAGCTATGAAAAAATTTGGAATGACTCCAATGATTTATAACGGTAACTATTCTGATGAAAAAGCTACAGAGATAATTATGAATCTATTGGAAAAAAATATAGAGTTTGATGGAGTATTTTGTGCCAATGATAATATGAGTTACTGTGTAAATAATGTTTTAAAAGAAAATGGAAAAGAGAATATTCCAATTATAGGGTTTGATAATTTAAGAAATACAATTCCTTTAGGACTTATGTCAGTAGCTCCAGATATAAATAATTTAGCTAAAACAGCAGTGGAACTATTTCAAAATGATAAAGGAGAAAAACAAAAAGTTACTTTTATAAAAACAACTTTGATAAAAGGACTAAAAGAGTATATAAAAGAGAGCTATTTAGACTAA
- a CDS encoding NADPH-dependent F420 reductase, whose protein sequence is MNIGILGNGVVANALAEVFHKLGHPVQIGVRDLKEEIEKKHFIEYVDGKDIAEDNEIIIIAVPGNKVEKAVTNIKNPEGKIFIDLTNPIGEDYILTRGRYTSNGEVIQEILKDSHIVKTLNTLGVEKLINPCVNEKKLTMLLAGNNKIANKKVEELLFEMGFDPMLIGDIHFSRYLEPLAMIWIEMVRKQGKSFENGLIWIR, encoded by the coding sequence ATGAACATAGGAATATTAGGAAATGGAGTTGTAGCAAATGCTTTAGCAGAGGTTTTTCATAAATTAGGACACCCAGTTCAAATAGGAGTAAGGGATTTAAAAGAGGAGATTGAAAAAAAACATTTTATAGAGTATGTTGATGGAAAAGATATAGCAGAAGATAATGAAATTATAATAATAGCTGTACCTGGAAATAAAGTTGAAAAAGCTGTAACAAATATAAAAAATCCTGAAGGGAAAATCTTTATTGATTTAACAAATCCAATTGGAGAAGATTATATTTTAACTCGTGGGAGATACACTTCTAATGGAGAAGTGATACAAGAGATTTTAAAAGATTCTCATATAGTAAAAACTTTAAATACTTTAGGAGTAGAAAAATTAATTAATCCTTGTGTAAATGAAAAAAAACTTACAATGTTATTAGCTGGGAATAACAAAATAGCTAATAAAAAAGTTGAAGAGTTACTTTTTGAAATGGGATTTGACCCAATGCTAATAGGAGATATACATTTTTCTAGATATTTAGAACCTCTTGCGATGATTTGGATAGAGATGGTAAGAAAGCAAGGAAAATCTTTTGAAAATGGATTGATTTGGATAAGATAA
- a CDS encoding rhodanese-like domain-containing protein, whose product MKKIILSMLLLLLGLGTTSFANTPSYNDVEGYYETVSLSEVMDILNKNKGTLLDVRNNDEVEKTGLVKGAKHIPLPELEKRLPELNKDETYITFCVSGNRSKKAAEILKKNGFKNVYNSKEGMSTWPYKDMVEPVKK is encoded by the coding sequence ATGAAAAAAATAATTTTATCTATGCTTTTATTACTTTTGGGGCTAGGCACTACTTCCTTTGCTAATACTCCATCTTATAATGATGTTGAAGGCTATTACGAAACAGTTTCTCTTTCTGAAGTTATGGATATTCTAAATAAAAACAAAGGTACTCTTTTAGATGTCCGAAACAATGATGAAGTTGAAAAAACTGGTTTAGTTAAAGGAGCCAAACATATCCCTCTTCCTGAGCTAGAAAAACGTTTACCTGAGCTTAATAAAGATGAGACATATATAACTTTCTGTGTTAGTGGAAATCGTTCTAAAAAAGCTGCTGAAATTTTAAAGAAAAATGGATTTAAAAATGTTTATAACTCAAAAGAAGGTATGAGTACTTGGCCTTACAAAGATATGGTTGAACCTGTTAAAAAATAA
- the glsA gene encoding glutaminase A — protein MNQDVLSKIVENNKGLISQGAVATYIPELAKVSKDYLGAVIAFPDGTMLSAGDTKVRFAIESISKTVVLALALLDNGEEEVFKHVHKEPSGDAFNSIKKLETEPDHLPRNPFINAGAIMTASLIKGKDPEDKFNRILEFMKKISEDDSLELATDIYLSEKATGDTNRGLAYYMKGQGVLSGNVEDILDVYFKQCSIYVTTESLAKIARFFANGGVLSTGERVIPKKYAQIVSGLIATCGMYDQSGEYLDNIGIPGKSGVGGGIISPVSSKKIGVAVFGPALDAEGNSVAGMGIMKDISKEMELDMF, from the coding sequence ATGAATCAAGATGTATTAAGTAAAATAGTGGAAAACAATAAAGGTTTAATATCTCAAGGTGCTGTAGCAACATATATTCCTGAATTGGCTAAAGTAAGTAAAGATTACTTAGGTGCAGTTATTGCATTTCCAGATGGAACTATGTTATCAGCAGGAGATACAAAAGTTAGATTTGCTATAGAAAGTATATCTAAAACAGTTGTTTTAGCTTTAGCTCTATTAGACAATGGAGAGGAAGAAGTATTTAAACATGTTCATAAAGAGCCTTCAGGAGATGCTTTTAACTCAATAAAAAAATTAGAAACAGAACCTGATCACTTACCAAGAAATCCCTTTATAAATGCAGGAGCTATTATGACAGCTTCTTTAATAAAAGGAAAAGATCCAGAAGATAAATTTAATAGAATTCTAGAATTCATGAAAAAAATAAGTGAAGATGACTCTTTAGAGTTAGCTACAGATATCTATTTAAGTGAAAAAGCTACTGGAGATACAAATAGAGGTTTAGCTTACTATATGAAAGGACAAGGAGTTTTAAGTGGAAATGTAGAAGATATTCTAGATGTATACTTTAAACAATGTTCAATATATGTAACTACAGAGAGTTTAGCTAAAATTGCAAGATTCTTTGCAAATGGTGGAGTTTTATCAACTGGAGAGAGAGTTATTCCTAAAAAGTATGCACAAATAGTTAGTGGATTAATAGCTACTTGTGGAATGTATGATCAAAGTGGAGAGTACCTTGATAATATTGGAATTCCAGGAAAATCTGGAGTAGGTGGAGGTATAATTTCACCAGTATCAAGTAAAAAAATAGGTGTTGCAGTATTTGGACCAGCTTTAGATGCTGAAGGAAATAGTGTTGCAGGTATGGGAATAATGAAAGATATCTCAAAAGAGATGGAACTAGACATGTTTTAA
- the mprF gene encoding bifunctional lysylphosphatidylglycerol flippase/synthetase MprF encodes MENVSKFNRKKIIEYFKIAAELTIFLVAIFFIHKELKKYNLHDLKSSIEAIPFWAITLIIFFVCLDYLILTCFDVLAFKNENYSLPRKNISFVSFISFAFANSIGLSGLTASGLRLNLYSLLGVPYKTIMNVVIFCYTTFWLGLLWIGGVFLTLLPISLVQIKLPIKLPIDTTVPIGVILLIGATVFTGVIIKKHKNTNTILINRILIALADWVSLSFVLYFALPPHNRIDFFHFLAIFIIAQILGFLSNVPGGIGVFDLIFLTLLGGAYSSDKIIGALLVYRIAYFFIPLLVAFTIFTIYHLFIRKDNTKITEMEKIIFSQFPNFLSIIITLSGIILIFSGFFPFPSSLITKIEVVFPFLNLETSHFIGAAIGTTLLFLAYYIEKRFELAYFVSLFFLGCSIVLSIVKEFHLFFTIFLTLSFIGTIPTKDYFYRKNTFFSEKPSFKKLSTIILVILIGVYLGIFSYKETEFFSKISWSFSNTLLGIFFAFAILIILNVISEKRKSSVEEKNTETLPEENSPTDKDLRNCISLSSTTDAYLSLLGDKEIIFDDSKNSFIMFGKSGHSFVAMGDPVGDEKTFGSCIWKFYNHCKANKKETVFYEINKNYLNYYLDVGLSFLKIGEFAQVHLENFTLDGSDAKPLRHAFNRVEKEGYTFEVIPVEKVPEILDDLESISNEWLQDKNAKEKGFSLGKFTKEYLLNFPVGVIKKDNKILAFGNILETNNKEEISLDLMRYRNEAVHGTMDYFFISVINYGKENGFKKFNLGMAPLAGIEDNTASFWNKIERAIFSHGEHFYNFKGLRSFKDKFNPQWEPRYIAYSGPFNLPNILTDVTLLISGGIRGLISKK; translated from the coding sequence ATGGAAAATGTTTCAAAATTTAATAGGAAAAAAATTATTGAATATTTTAAAATTGCAGCTGAATTAACCATTTTTTTAGTTGCTATATTTTTTATACACAAGGAGCTAAAAAAATATAATCTTCATGATTTAAAATCTTCAATTGAAGCTATACCATTTTGGGCAATAACTTTAATTATTTTTTTTGTTTGTTTAGATTATCTTATTCTAACTTGTTTTGATGTCTTAGCATTTAAAAATGAAAACTACAGTCTTCCTAGAAAAAATATAAGTTTTGTTTCTTTTATTAGTTTTGCTTTTGCTAACTCTATTGGTCTTTCTGGTCTAACTGCATCTGGACTTAGATTAAACCTGTACTCCCTTCTAGGAGTTCCATATAAAACAATTATGAATGTAGTTATCTTTTGCTATACAACCTTCTGGCTGGGTTTACTTTGGATTGGTGGTGTTTTTTTAACACTTCTTCCTATATCTTTAGTGCAAATAAAGTTACCTATAAAACTACCTATAGATACAACAGTTCCCATTGGAGTAATACTTTTAATTGGAGCTACTGTTTTTACAGGAGTAATTATAAAAAAGCACAAAAATACCAATACAATTTTAATAAATAGAATTTTAATAGCTCTTGCTGATTGGGTTTCTTTAAGTTTTGTATTGTATTTTGCACTACCTCCACATAATAGAATTGATTTCTTTCATTTTTTAGCTATTTTTATCATTGCACAAATCTTAGGTTTTTTAAGCAATGTCCCTGGAGGAATTGGAGTTTTCGATCTGATTTTCCTAACGTTATTAGGAGGAGCTTACTCATCAGACAAAATCATTGGAGCTCTTTTAGTATATAGAATAGCTTATTTTTTTATACCGCTACTTGTAGCTTTTACTATTTTCACAATTTATCATCTTTTTATTAGAAAAGATAATACTAAAATTACAGAGATGGAAAAAATTATTTTTTCACAATTTCCTAATTTTTTAAGTATAATCATAACTTTATCTGGAATTATACTTATTTTTTCTGGATTTTTTCCGTTCCCCTCTAGCTTAATAACAAAAATTGAAGTTGTATTTCCATTTTTAAATTTAGAAACTTCTCATTTTATTGGAGCAGCTATAGGAACTACTCTGTTATTTTTAGCTTACTATATTGAAAAACGATTTGAACTTGCTTATTTTGTATCTCTATTTTTTTTAGGATGTTCTATTGTTCTATCTATTGTAAAAGAGTTTCATCTATTTTTTACAATTTTTTTAACTTTAAGTTTCATAGGAACAATTCCTACTAAAGATTATTTTTATAGAAAAAATACTTTTTTCTCTGAAAAACCATCTTTTAAAAAACTTTCTACTATAATACTAGTTATTTTAATTGGAGTGTACCTTGGAATTTTTTCATATAAAGAAACTGAATTTTTTTCAAAAATATCTTGGAGTTTCTCAAATACACTTTTAGGAATTTTCTTTGCATTTGCTATATTAATCATCTTAAATGTTATTAGTGAAAAGAGAAAATCTTCTGTTGAAGAAAAAAATACTGAAACTCTCCCAGAAGAAAACTCTCCAACAGATAAAGATTTAAGAAATTGTATCAGTCTTTCTAGTACAACTGATGCATATCTATCTCTTTTAGGTGATAAAGAGATAATCTTTGATGATAGTAAAAACTCTTTTATTATGTTTGGAAAAAGTGGTCACTCATTTGTGGCTATGGGAGATCCCGTTGGAGATGAAAAAACTTTTGGAAGCTGTATTTGGAAATTTTATAATCACTGTAAAGCTAATAAAAAAGAGACTGTTTTCTATGAAATCAATAAAAATTATCTAAATTATTACTTAGATGTTGGACTTAGTTTTTTAAAAATTGGTGAGTTTGCTCAAGTTCATTTAGAAAATTTTACTCTCGATGGAAGTGATGCTAAACCTCTTAGACATGCTTTTAATAGAGTTGAAAAAGAGGGATATACTTTTGAAGTTATTCCAGTTGAAAAAGTTCCTGAAATTTTAGATGATTTAGAGAGCATCTCTAATGAATGGTTACAAGATAAAAATGCAAAAGAAAAAGGGTTTTCTCTTGGAAAATTTACAAAAGAATATCTTTTAAATTTTCCTGTAGGCGTTATAAAAAAAGACAATAAAATTTTAGCTTTTGGAAATATTTTAGAAACAAATAACAAAGAAGAGATCTCTCTTGATTTAATGAGATATAGAAACGAAGCTGTTCATGGAACTATGGATTACTTTTTTATCTCTGTTATAAATTACGGAAAAGAGAATGGATTTAAAAAATTTAATTTAGGAATGGCTCCTTTAGCTGGTATTGAGGATAATACAGCTTCCTTTTGGAATAAAATTGAGCGTGCTATTTTTTCTCATGGAGAGCATTTTTATAACTTTAAAGGACTTCGTAGTTTTAAAGATAAATTTAATCCTCAGTGGGAACCAAGATACATAGCTTATTCAGGACCTTTTAACTTGCCAAATATATTAACGGATGTTACTCTTTTAATATCTGGTGGTATTCGAGGACTTATTTCTAAAAAATAA
- a CDS encoding glucose 1-dehydrogenase: protein MFKIENHYNLKGMVAIITGAGAGIGKASALMLARAGANIVCADLNKVDADNTAIEARGEGVKAIGVKCDVTSIQDLEEVVKATIKEFGKINILVNNAGGGGGGREKFLELTPEYLQKIYNLNVFSIFNLSRLCAPHMIASEYGSIVNISSMSSIMQSHNMSVYGSSKAAVNQLTKYMAVDLGPIIRVNAIAPGAIKTHALATVLTPELEEIMLKKTPMKVLGEADDIAMAVFFLASPLSKWITGQILPVNGGGEQDLEG from the coding sequence ATGTTTAAAATTGAAAATCACTATAATTTAAAAGGTATGGTTGCTATTATAACTGGTGCTGGTGCTGGAATTGGTAAAGCTTCTGCTTTAATGTTAGCTAGAGCTGGTGCTAATATTGTATGTGCTGATTTAAATAAAGTTGATGCTGATAATACAGCTATTGAAGCTAGAGGTGAAGGTGTCAAAGCTATTGGAGTAAAATGTGATGTTACATCTATTCAAGATTTAGAAGAAGTTGTTAAAGCTACTATTAAAGAGTTTGGTAAAATCAATATTTTAGTTAATAATGCTGGTGGTGGCGGAGGTGGAAGAGAAAAATTTTTAGAATTAACTCCTGAATATCTTCAAAAAATCTATAATCTTAATGTTTTTAGTATCTTCAATCTTTCTAGACTTTGTGCTCCTCATATGATTGCAAGTGAATATGGATCAATCGTTAATATTAGTTCAATGTCTAGTATAATGCAAAGTCATAATATGAGTGTTTATGGAAGCTCTAAAGCTGCTGTTAATCAACTTACTAAATATATGGCTGTTGATTTAGGTCCAATTATTAGAGTAAATGCCATTGCACCAGGTGCAATTAAAACTCATGCTTTAGCTACAGTTTTAACTCCTGAGTTAGAAGAAATTATGCTTAAGAAAACACCTATGAAGGTTTTAGGAGAAGCTGACGATATAGCTATGGCCGTATTTTTCTTAGCATCTCCATTATCTAAATGGATAACAGGGCAAATTCTTCCTGTCAATGGTGGAGGAGAGCAAGATTTAGAAGGATAA
- a CDS encoding DUF1622 domain-containing protein, whose translation MLTFEHYIMDSFKLLLHWLAFFFTALSIGVICFGFLKSVKILFTNKEGLSFNKIMRETFDKYILVGLQFLIIADIVDTIILRDLQNIVLVLLIVIIRTIMSWEIEKHK comes from the coding sequence ATGCTTACTTTTGAACACTATATTATGGATTCTTTTAAACTTTTATTACACTGGTTAGCTTTCTTTTTTACAGCTTTGTCTATAGGAGTTATTTGCTTTGGATTTTTAAAAAGTGTTAAAATTCTATTTACAAATAAAGAGGGTCTTAGTTTCAATAAAATAATGAGAGAAACTTTTGATAAGTATATTTTAGTAGGTCTTCAATTTCTAATTATTGCAGATATTGTTGATACTATTATTTTGAGAGATTTGCAAAACATTGTACTCGTTCTTCTAATAGTTATTATTAGAACTATTATGAGTTGGGAAATAGAAAAACATAAATAA
- the gadC gene encoding glutamate:gamma-aminobutyrate antiporter gives MATNTSTTNKQLTLFGFFTITASMVMAVYEYPSFATSGFSLLFFLLFGGLFWFIPVALCAAEMATIPGWETGGVFTWVSESLGERWGFAAIFYQFFEITVGYIPMLYFINGSLSYLFDWPGLNVNPHLKLVSILIVFWILTFSQLGGTKYTAKIARIGFIFGIVIPAIILIGLAGAYVVAGNPVHMEVSWNSFFPDFTNVNSLVILVSFILSYMGVEASASHANEMANPKKQYPIAVFMLVIIAIVISSAGGLSIATVIPVNEINLSAGVNQTFATLINHYGSHLDWIVRIIAAFIGLGVLAEVSAWIVGPSRAMYVAAQKGILPPVFKKVNKNDVPVPLVMFQGVIVTIWAIVLTLGGGGNNMSFMTAMSLTVVIYLMTYFLLFIGYLTLVLKRKTTDAQAGYQIPGGVVFKCIVGAVGFLTSLFAFIISFFPPDNIPGGNTGEYETILTIGFVVVLVLPFIIYEFRDKKNAVAIDPTRITTENAPEHHFFGHPKARGEFHITPHPDDVMQQDEDPKKEIETKPESNEEKEQK, from the coding sequence ATGGCTACTAACACTAGTACAACTAACAAACAGTTGACACTATTTGGATTTTTCACAATAACAGCCTCAATGGTTATGGCTGTTTATGAATATCCGAGTTTTGCAACTTCAGGATTTTCATTACTTTTCTTTTTACTGTTTGGAGGACTATTTTGGTTTATTCCAGTAGCACTTTGTGCGGCTGAAATGGCAACAATTCCAGGATGGGAAACAGGAGGAGTTTTCACTTGGGTTTCTGAATCTTTAGGTGAACGTTGGGGATTTGCGGCAATATTCTATCAGTTTTTTGAAATAACAGTTGGTTATATCCCAATGCTTTACTTTATTAATGGTTCATTATCATACTTATTTGATTGGCCAGGATTAAATGTAAATCCACATTTAAAACTTGTTTCAATTTTAATCGTATTTTGGATTTTAACATTCTCTCAATTAGGTGGTACTAAGTACACAGCTAAAATAGCAAGAATTGGATTTATCTTTGGTATTGTAATACCAGCAATAATTTTAATTGGTCTTGCAGGAGCTTATGTTGTAGCTGGAAATCCAGTACATATGGAAGTTAGTTGGAATTCATTCTTCCCAGACTTCACTAATGTAAACTCATTAGTTATATTAGTATCATTTATCTTAAGTTATATGGGAGTAGAAGCATCAGCTTCTCATGCTAATGAAATGGCTAATCCTAAAAAACAATATCCAATAGCTGTATTTATGTTAGTTATTATAGCTATTGTTATAAGTTCTGCAGGAGGATTATCAATAGCTACAGTTATTCCAGTAAATGAGATAAACTTAAGTGCAGGAGTTAACCAAACTTTTGCTACACTAATTAATCACTATGGAAGTCACTTAGATTGGATTGTTAGAATTATAGCAGCATTTATCGGTCTTGGAGTTTTAGCTGAAGTAAGTGCATGGATAGTTGGACCATCAAGAGCTATGTATGTAGCAGCACAAAAAGGTATTTTACCTCCAGTGTTTAAAAAAGTTAATAAAAACGATGTTCCAGTTCCTTTAGTAATGTTCCAAGGAGTTATCGTAACTATTTGGGCAATTGTTTTAACATTAGGTGGTGGAGGAAACAATATGTCCTTCATGACAGCAATGTCTTTAACAGTTGTTATCTACTTAATGACATATTTCCTATTATTTATAGGTTATTTAACATTAGTTTTAAAAAGAAAAACAACAGATGCTCAAGCAGGATACCAAATTCCAGGTGGAGTTGTATTTAAATGTATAGTTGGTGCAGTAGGATTCTTAACATCACTGTTTGCATTTATTATATCATTCTTCCCACCAGATAATATTCCAGGTGGAAACACAGGAGAGTATGAAACTATATTAACTATAGGATTTGTAGTTGTACTAGTTCTTCCATTTATAATTTATGAATTTAGAGATAAAAAAAATGCAGTAGCAATAGATCCAACAAGAATTACTACAGAAAATGCTCCTGAACATCACTTCTTTGGACATCCTAAAGCTAGAGGAGAGTTCCATATTACTCCACATCCAGATGATGTTATGCAACAAGATGAAGATCCAAAAAAAGAGATTGAAACAAAACCAGAATCTAATGAAGAAAAAGAACAAAAATAA
- a CDS encoding ammonium transporter, with protein MFQGVVHGNVAFMVIATVLVFFMTPGLAFFYGGLVEKKHSLTLMLQIFISIGVVTLMWIFGGFSLVFGNTIGGIIGDPFQYMNFKDIVFQVNTTYGLTIPFLMFFMYQLMFAIITLPLMTGSIVNRITMGAWIKYLVIWMILVYFPVAHWVWGEGFLAKMGFVDFAGGTVIHVSAAFSGLGALWVLGKRKVITGKGPFNMGLVAVGAGILMFGWFGFNAGGTLAAAGTTAIVFTNTGVAGASGMIVWAIMSYLEKKKFSFLDPLVGAVAGLATITPASGYVTPPSALLIGALAGIVCFYAIKIPRKMQWDDALDVWGVHGVGGFMGTVLIGLLANGMVNKVSASSHQLWVQLFGAALVGVYSIVVSYLIMKFLDKTSNIRVTKEEIEKGLDESLLNEKYSDD; from the coding sequence ATGTTTCAAGGCGTAGTACATGGAAATGTAGCTTTTATGGTAATAGCAACAGTATTAGTATTTTTTATGACTCCAGGACTAGCATTTTTTTATGGTGGGTTAGTTGAAAAGAAACACTCATTAACTTTAATGTTACAAATTTTTATCTCAATAGGTGTTGTAACTTTAATGTGGATATTTGGAGGATTTAGTTTAGTATTTGGAAATACAATTGGTGGAATAATTGGAGATCCATTTCAATATATGAACTTTAAAGATATAGTTTTTCAAGTGAATACAACTTATGGATTAACAATTCCATTTTTAATGTTTTTCATGTATCAATTGATGTTCGCAATAATAACTTTACCACTGATGACAGGTTCAATAGTTAACAGAATAACAATGGGAGCTTGGATAAAGTATCTTGTTATTTGGATGATATTAGTTTATTTCCCTGTGGCTCATTGGGTATGGGGAGAAGGATTTTTAGCTAAAATGGGATTTGTTGATTTTGCTGGTGGAACAGTTATTCACGTTTCAGCTGCTTTTTCTGGATTGGGAGCTCTTTGGGTTCTTGGAAAAAGAAAAGTTATAACTGGAAAAGGACCATTTAATATGGGGCTTGTAGCAGTTGGAGCTGGAATACTTATGTTTGGATGGTTTGGTTTTAATGCAGGAGGAACTTTAGCTGCTGCCGGAACAACAGCGATTGTATTTACAAATACAGGAGTAGCTGGTGCAAGTGGTATGATTGTATGGGCTATAATGTCATACTTAGAAAAGAAAAAGTTCTCATTTTTAGATCCTTTAGTTGGAGCAGTTGCAGGACTTGCAACAATAACACCAGCTTCAGGTTATGTAACACCACCATCTGCACTATTAATTGGAGCATTAGCAGGAATTGTATGTTTTTATGCAATTAAAATACCAAGAAAAATGCAATGGGATGACGCTTTAGATGTATGGGGTGTTCATGGTGTTGGAGGATTTATGGGAACTGTATTAATAGGTCTTTTAGCAAATGGAATGGTAAATAAAGTTTCAGCTAGTTCTCATCAGCTATGGGTTCAACTATTTGGAGCAGCATTAGTAGGAGTATACTCTATAGTAGTTTCATACTTAATAATGAAATTTTTAGATAAAACTTCTAATATTAGAGTAACAAAAGAAGAAATTGAAAAAGGTTTAGATGAAAGTTTATTAAATGAAAAATATAGTGATGATTAA